In Diabrotica undecimpunctata isolate CICGRU unplaced genomic scaffold, icDiaUnde3 ctg00002303.1, whole genome shotgun sequence, the genomic stretch ggtagcgttcattttgggaagtgtgcactttaccgcgaaatcggcaccattggaattctttgttacaaaggaaaccgcaacaattatcagaaacatgtattagtttgtatttgtgttattattatttacgataaagctcgttaaaaatgaaatatcggtgattttcaaggtgacccggattttatgatcgcgagtgtatctAGAGAAAGTTTGTTACCTCTGTAACTTGAATTTTACTTCTCGACTTATGTCGAATAAAAATCCGCCCGTAAGTCGAAAACTCTAACTCGAATTTTTTCTCGAGAAAAACCACTTCTGTAGTTTCTCTCGTTTACGATCTGTGGTCGgcttataatttattatatacaatttttattataaatgtaaCAATGGTACTTACCTCCAATAAACTTGGCTGCTAGAAAGGCAAGGCTTAAAGAGGAAGCATGGTGATAAACGTGCAATGGTGAAATTTGTCTGAATTTTTTTCTTAGTCCAAAAAGTACCGTCTCGAACAATTCGTAAAACTTTAACCAGTATACCAGGTAAAATGCTTTAACTAGTCTTACAGCATTTGGTGCGCTTGAATAGTCAATAGTTTGGCACCCGAAACTGTAGTCACCTTGAATCCATCCAGATGTAGACATCTTAAAAACAATGTTTATCGATAGTGTAATCAAATAAATAACCAAAAATGTTGCGTAAAAATTAATTGGTGGTGTTTGCCTAAAAGTTAATGTTGGACAAACgggaaaattaaataaattgaatactATAACATAAATAAGTCTTTGAACTACAAAAGAAGCAATGATTTGGTACTCTGATACAGTTTGGAATTTTCTCTTCTTTAAGTACTTTATTCCGTTTATCTTTGCCTTCAACGTATTTCCTATAAAAGTTTTGGCACAAAATCCATTGgcgttaatattaaaaaatattagtaaaaacAAAAGAATATCAAGTTGCCTTCGGAAACAGAAGTAACGGGGCTATGATAGCACGGGACTCAAATCTGCGATTTGGTGGATGCGCTTATAAGAATTAGCCTGCGCGGCGCCTCCACCAAAATATAAGGTTGGCTCTAGTAATTTTTGAGGTGGGGGTAGAGTAGGTCATCGGATTATGACGTATTCTACATCGTTGGGAATGAGAGGAAATAGCGAGTATGTTAAGACAGAAAACACAAACAGGGCATTACATCATAtatccgttgttattggtccgagTGGAGTGTGTGATATGTTAAATGATAGGGTGAGGATAAcgattatattaagatagaaaaaaacaaaaaaggcaaCTACCAGAAAGATACTTTACAGAATCGTTATGttaatttgctttattgacctgaaaaAGGCCTTTGACTgtctacaaaataaacaactagccgaATTGTAACATGCGACGTAGCTAATGATGAAAGAGGAggatataaagaatatatatgatattaagatagaaaaaataaacaagacgACTACCAAAAGTGCGCTAtatattttacttataaacagAAGCTTAGTTACTAACAGTTaagctttattttattttgaagtttttGCTTTAAGATGTCGTAAATTAGAGATAAGAAAAAGTATCTACAACTTGGTTGGGCGGGTATCCAAAGCTGAAATCTGACGAATATTCCAAAATGAAAACATTTCACGCAGAACCATTTATAGAACAATAGCGGAATGCGAACAGGAAATACCATGTCTGAATATTCCTAAACGTGGAATACCACGTGCATTTATTGCATGTCATTGAAATTTAGGAGGAATGGTCCTTAATATAGAAAGTTTGtgggtaaaaaactttattttcatgcAAGACAACGCCCGACCACACGTAGCCAGGATGGGAACGTAACACCTGGACACCGTCGGTGTGCCAAAAATGAATTTGCCGGCTCAAAGACCAGATTTGGATCCGATTGAGCATGTTTGGATCAACTCAAACGAAAAGTAAGAAACAGATTACCTCATGGAAGAATTGGAAGCTTTTCCTCAAGACAACATCTAGAATTTGATCAATTTAATTAAAGTTGAATGAGGAGTGTAATTGAAAATAGAGGTGATAATACAGAATATTAAAAatgacgactttattgtaatttttataaagaaaccagaaaaaattaaaatgttaattttgagTTTTCCCATTAAAATCTTTAATTTGGGAGAAGTATTTTTTTGACAATTGCTATTTAAGAAGTAGGTGCATACTGctttagaacatattcttaaacattacacaaacatctaatgacaattaattttttttagggtttgtaaaaattaaaaaatgctaaaaattttaGGTGGCTTCTTTTTAATGACGCACAGTCTATAGATATATCGACTAAAAAAATACTAAAGCACATGCAAAGATATCGTTCTTAATAAACAAAACGCTAAAACTATCGATTGTGTACTCACCATATAAATCAGATAGCAACATGCTGCCACTTGAGATACGTTGTAAGCTCTGATAATTGTAGTCAGCTCAAAGGCTTTCTGTTTTGCATAAACTTTGGTAAGAGGTATAATACCGTAAATAAGTAAGTTAGTACTATATAAATGGTTGGAAACAGGACTATCCATAAATAGCCAGTTTTGTACTCTCGTATCtaaaacaataaagaaaaatattttatgttgatTTATAAATATAAAGTATTGATTCAAATAATACGAGGTCTGGttattaaataacgagactgcgCGCGCAGAAGGCGTCCTAGACTGGAAGAGTGGGAAACGAATACAggatacatttcttacagaaatttatccaagtgtcgttaaaatgttattaaaaaagtcaccaatcggcagaagaagtatccgACGACCGCGCAAaggatggagtgacaaccttccaatagagatattaatccgccaatgaacaagcagaattgcttataaagaggaagaagaagaagaattattattgGCACCTTCTATATTCGTGTATTGCGTAGGTACTTACATTCATTATAATATTACTAATGTAATgaaatgtaatataaataaaataattaatttataattaccaaggaatgaaaataaagttttttaactTAATAATTCCAATTTATcattgaaaagaaaaaaatataagtatagtTCAAGGATAATAAGGTAGTGATACTATAGtggttcaaaatattaataaaaaagtaatcCGTATGTACAATTATTGTTAATATAAGATCAatgtcataatttttttttgtgtggcATGTTTTAAAAAGTTATGGCATGTGATATTATACTTTTTCTAATGAATTGATTCAACAAATTATATGTTGTTTCTACCAGGAAGATTCATTATAAAATGTAAAAGGGAAATTCCCAGTGGTTGGTTGCATACCATAGTTTatcttacaatgaagtaaaaacatCTTTTTGTAAAatgatataaaattttattaaaatttttaaaaatgatcgaaaatggatttataaattttaagaaCGTTTTCGGtcctatcagatcatcatcagtgaaaaacgcCTATATAGTAGTTGGAACTAGCCACATAATGAGGccagatgacccttaaattatATAATTTGAGTAACGAACATTATATTATTAAGACACTAGGTCGATGataaaggattacattttttaagaGAACGTACAATTTCCCAGTTCGAAAAAAGGAGCCCTAGCCCTGTAGGGTAACAACTaactgaattgtcaatataaatgagtcataaaatttaattattataattttttattttgagaacgatttacgaAATGTATATCGAAGCgtcaaataaacgtattttaaaataaacagcTGACTTATTTCccactaaaaatattaaataacccTAATAAGtactacaaacaaacaaaaattatgtttTGAGTGATGCCGCCTTTTAAGTTGCGGACCACTTCTAAGAATAAAACCGTATTGATAGAATTACGAATTACGAGGTACATAATAAAGGAAAAACAAAGGTATATCAACAACATAAGgaacataaaagaaaagaagaattaAAGAAACTGCTCAAGAATAAATACCTACCTAAATTGAAGTGCACGTGCGGAAAGTTGTATAATTATAATGAAGGAACAAAAGGAGTAACAAGATAatcaataaaaccaaaataatggaTATAATACTTGAATATGctgttatgaaaaaaaaaagagatggCGCGCTATTTATACAGGAAATACTGAAAATTTCGTCGCTATTTCCAGTAGGCACTATTTACAAATGTACCAAGATCATCATTGATGATAGTCTTGACATGACCGAAAACGTTTTTATACtacctttttaataaaaaaataagtttttatactacctttttaattttcaaaaaaaaatcctTCCAAGGGAATGAAGATCTTAATATAGCAAACGTCTGAGTGAGTAGATTCTCtatacgaataaaaaaataatactatcAACGCATGGGAAtcaccgaaaaatggaaaaattgcAGAATCCAGCGATATATCAAGAGCACTTTTGAAATATGACACTACAATTTcatcggatacagaatgggaaacaaagaaataaaaatactctgttacgcagacgacgcaatattgatagcccaagatgaagatagtctgcaaagactggtccacagatttaacataacagcaaaagaatttaatatgacaattacatctcacagt encodes the following:
- the LOC140431934 gene encoding very long chain fatty acid elongase 1-like, whose translation is MDYLTRKYEELMEKHSDTRVQNWLFMDSPVSNHLYSTNLLIYGIIPLTKVYAKQKAFELTTIIRAYNVSQVAACCYLIYMMSTSGWIQGDYSFGCQTIDYSSAPNAVRLVKAFYLVYWLKFYELFETVLFGLRKKFRQISPLHVYHHASSLSLAFLAAKFIG